A part of Caretta caretta isolate rCarCar2 chromosome 1, rCarCar1.hap1, whole genome shotgun sequence genomic DNA contains:
- the BTLA gene encoding B- and T-lymphocyte attenuator isoform X1: MKAPPGMRANRTVLHILLVVLSLDHCQVYGDVTVNCTVELLVTRGYRYPRKPGDSLNIECPVKYCTEKPAMNWCKIQETHCSLLKDGPTRHTAWKDGNVFVLNFVPVHKNDSGLYRCQATVGSLRSESHAVEVLVQEVTTNAPTNPLSKEFAGATNVTEAPQGPSSNNKKWIIYALSSLGALCLLILICLCLLCCLRWHSVKPKTTPVTSQKEMNMVSRATCAPYHTDRTTHAPSEGSTLYYCSMASLQQPLDDSTIYDNHVPHWNGSRAAAGNACDSAAVDSYQPTSESEDVLVYASLNHSSIIEKLPRKEQNVEMELTEYATVCVKK, encoded by the exons GAGACGTGACTGTGAACTGTACTGTTGAACTTCTGGTTACAAGAGGTTACAGATACCCGAGAAAACCTGGGGACTCCCTCAATATAGAGTGTCCAGTGAAGTACTGCACAGAAAAGCCGGCCATGAACTGGTGCAAGATACAGGAGACGCACTGCTCACTTTTGAAAGATGGGCCAACGAGACATACAGCCTGGAAAGACGGGAATGTGTTTGTTCTGAACTTTGTACCTGTTCATAAGAACGACAGTGGATTATATCGTTGTCAAGCTACTGTAGGAAGTTTAAGGAGTGAGAGCCATGCAGTAGAAGTTCTTGTTCAAG aagtgactacaaATGCCCCTACAAATCCACTATCAA AGGAATTTGCAGGTGCCACTAATGTCACAGAAGCTCCTCAAGGACCTAGCAGCAACAATAAGAAGTGGATTATTTATGCCCTATCATCTCTGGGGGCATTGTGTCTCCTCATCCTTATCTGCTTATGCCTGTTGTGTTGTCTGCGGTGGCACTCAG tGAAACCCAAGACAACCCCAGTAACCTCACAGAAGGAAATGAACATG GTCAGCAGAGCTACATGTGCTCCATACCACACCGATAGGACCACGCATGCCCCCAGTGAAGGATCGACACTTTACTATTGCTCCATGGCTAGCCTGCAGCAGCCACTGGATGACAGCACAATTTATGATAATCATGTCCCTCACTGGAATGGTagcagggcagcagctggcaATGCCTGTGACAGTGCTGCTGTTGATTCCTACCAGCCCACATCCGAGAGCGAAGATGTCCTTGTTTATGCTTCATTAAACCATTCTAGTATTATAGAAAAGCTCCcgagaaaggagcagaatgtggaaATGGAACTTACAGAATATGCCACcgtttgtgtgaagaaatag
- the BTLA gene encoding B- and T-lymphocyte attenuator isoform X2, which produces MKAPPGMRANRTVLHILLVVLSLDHCQVYGDVTVNCTVELLVTRGYRYPRKPGDSLNIECPVKYCTEKPAMNWCKIQETHCSLLKDGPTRHTAWKDGNVFVLNFVPVHKNDSGLYRCQATVGSLRSESHAVEVLVQEVTTNAPTNPLSSATNVTEAPQGPSSNNKKWIIYALSSLGALCLLILICLCLLCCLRWHSVKPKTTPVTSQKEMNMVSRATCAPYHTDRTTHAPSEGSTLYYCSMASLQQPLDDSTIYDNHVPHWNGSRAAAGNACDSAAVDSYQPTSESEDVLVYASLNHSSIIEKLPRKEQNVEMELTEYATVCVKK; this is translated from the exons GAGACGTGACTGTGAACTGTACTGTTGAACTTCTGGTTACAAGAGGTTACAGATACCCGAGAAAACCTGGGGACTCCCTCAATATAGAGTGTCCAGTGAAGTACTGCACAGAAAAGCCGGCCATGAACTGGTGCAAGATACAGGAGACGCACTGCTCACTTTTGAAAGATGGGCCAACGAGACATACAGCCTGGAAAGACGGGAATGTGTTTGTTCTGAACTTTGTACCTGTTCATAAGAACGACAGTGGATTATATCGTTGTCAAGCTACTGTAGGAAGTTTAAGGAGTGAGAGCCATGCAGTAGAAGTTCTTGTTCAAG aagtgactacaaATGCCCCTACAAATCCACTATCAA GTGCCACTAATGTCACAGAAGCTCCTCAAGGACCTAGCAGCAACAATAAGAAGTGGATTATTTATGCCCTATCATCTCTGGGGGCATTGTGTCTCCTCATCCTTATCTGCTTATGCCTGTTGTGTTGTCTGCGGTGGCACTCAG tGAAACCCAAGACAACCCCAGTAACCTCACAGAAGGAAATGAACATG GTCAGCAGAGCTACATGTGCTCCATACCACACCGATAGGACCACGCATGCCCCCAGTGAAGGATCGACACTTTACTATTGCTCCATGGCTAGCCTGCAGCAGCCACTGGATGACAGCACAATTTATGATAATCATGTCCCTCACTGGAATGGTagcagggcagcagctggcaATGCCTGTGACAGTGCTGCTGTTGATTCCTACCAGCCCACATCCGAGAGCGAAGATGTCCTTGTTTATGCTTCATTAAACCATTCTAGTATTATAGAAAAGCTCCcgagaaaggagcagaatgtggaaATGGAACTTACAGAATATGCCACcgtttgtgtgaagaaatag